The Nitrospira sp. genomic interval CCGATCTCACCCTGATCGGCCCGCGCGGGGCGAAAGCCCTGTTCCGCAGCATCATGGCCACCTTCCCCAGCTTTTCCGATCCGCCGTTCCGAGTACATCTGAAAGAAGTGACGGACCGAGCCTTTTGGATCGGTGAGACGCTCATTACTCCCCGCCGGATCGTGCATGTTCCGGATCTGAATAGCGTGGGATATCGGATCGAGCACAAGAACAAGACGCTGGTCTACTCAGGCGATGCGCAATACTGCGACAGCTTGGTGCGCCTGTGCCGTGAAGCCGACGTGGCCGTGCTGGATTGTTCGTTCCCGGCGACGAAGCCGGGACCGGTGCACATGCATGCGGGGGAATGCGGCCAGGTGGCAGAAGAGGCCGGCGTGGATCGACTGGTGCTGTCGCATTTCTATCCGCCCGCAGATCGCGCCGACGTGAAAGCTCAGGCAGCGGAGAATTTTCGCGGGACCGTGATAAAGGGGAAAGATCTGCTGACGATTCGGCTCTGAGGGGAGCAGGCTGCGGAAAAAGAAACCAGCCGGGCTACAAGCCCTCTTCGCGGGGCTCCCCGCCGAGAATTTCGATCAGCGTGGTAAACCGCGCCGTCTTCACCGGCTCATCCATCTTGGAATAGATCGCCAGAAGATTCTTCACCATGCGGGAGAGGATGCCGCGAACCTGGCTGTGCTGCAGATACTTGTCATCGAATCCATACCCGGCTTCCGTTAAGAACCGGGCGCAATTTTTTTCCGTCAACAACGCGCCGCCGTTGAAGCAATCGATGAAAATCTTGTAGCGGTCCGACTCGTACTTCACCAGAAAATGGCCCGGCATCCCGATGCCATGCAGCGGCAGACCCAGCCGCTGCCCGATGAGGAGATAGACCACCGACAAGCTGATGGGAATCCCTACCCGCCGATCGATCACGCGGTTCAGATAGCTGTTCTCGACTTCGTAATAGTTCTTGGTATTGCCCTTGAAACCCTGTTCGGTGAACACGTAGCGGTTCAACGCATTGACCGTTTCTTCACCGGATGCGCGCGGGCCGATGCGTTCCCGGACTTCCTGCGCCATCGTATCGAGCAGCCGCCCGTACTCCGCCGTATCGAGCAGGGGGTACGTGTACCGGGCAATGAGAAATGCGCCCTGCTCCAGATTCATGGTCGCGTCAGGGCCTGCGGCCATGGCCCGCATTTCGTCCTCGAGCTTACCCCAACGAATCTCTTCCAGAATCGTCGCGATGCGATCCGCCATCTCCGGCTGCTCGATCTCGGCTTCCTGAAGCAGCGGTACCGCCGACGGACCGATATCGATCAGCTTATCGCTGATGGTCTCGACAATGCGTGCATCCTCATCGGACAACAGCCGGATGAGGGCGCGTATTTGACTCTCTGGAATCACCATGGGGGTACTCACGCGGGGCGCAGCCAACTAGCCCATCGCCCGGCGGAAAGCTTTGGCTCCGCCATACAAACAGAGCGCATCAAAAACGACCATGACGACAATCGCCATGCCCACATGCGGCAGGGCATCGCTCCAATTGGTGAGAATCAGAGGCCGCACGGCGTCGATCGCCCAGGTCATGGGGTTGAATTGCGCCAGGACACTCATCCAGGTCGGCATCGCCGTCAGCGGCACCAGCGCCGAACTGAGGAAAATCATCGGGAGCGACAGGAATCCGAGGACCGAGAAAAAGTCGCCGTGGCTCTTCACCGAAAAGGCCATCGCCATCGAGATCGCTGTCAGCCCCACACCGAACAGCATGCCGATCAAGAGGATCATGGCCACGCCGAGCAATCCCGTCGCCGGATGCACGCCGAAGAGAAACGCGATGCCGAGGATCACCAAGACTTGCAGGGACGTGATCGTCATCACGAAGATAAACCGGCTAAGAATGACCGAGCTCCGGTGAATCGGCGCGGACATCAACCGTTCGAGAAATCCGTTCTCCTTGTCGAACAACAGATCGACGCCGCCGGCCAGCCCGTTATTCAGCACCGTCATCACGACCACACCAGCCGCCAGGAAGCTGATGTAATTGGGCGCCTGGGTCACCTGCACATCCGCCGCGCGCTGAAACAGATTGCCGAAAAAGATCAGCCAGAACAACATCGGCTGCACCAGCGTGAAGAGCATGCTGAATTTTTCCCGGCTCAAACGGCGAACCCACCGCATCGTCAGAGCCCCGATTTCTTGCCAATAGTGCGCCATGTATCTCCCTACACTGGTTCTTCCGCCGGCGCCGCGTCCCGAAGAGAGCGGCCCGTGTGGGCGATAAAGACATCGTCCAACCGGGGACGGTGATAGTCAATAAAATCGAGGCGGCAGTCCAATTTGTTCGCCGCCTCTAAGATGGCCGGAAGCGCTTTTTCAGCGGATTCCACGCGAATGTCGAGGCCGGTGGCCGTCGCATTCACCGTGCGAATGGCGGGCTGCCCCTTGAGAGCGGAAGCCAAGGCGCCAAGCCGCGCGGTTTCCTTGATCGTGAGCGACACGATGTCGCCGCCGAGCGCCACTTTCAGTTCGGCCGGGGAGCCGATCGTTTTGACCTTGCCGCAATCGATGATCGCCAGGCGATCGCACAATTGATCGGCTTCGTCGAGATAATTGGTCGTCATGACCACGGTCATGCCGCGGGCCTTGAGCATCCGGATATAGTCCCAGATCCGCAGCCGGCTCTGCACATCCAACCCCAACGTCGGCTCGTCCAAAAAGAGAATCTTCGGATTCGGCAACAGTCCGCAGGCGATATCGAGCTTCCGCTTCATGCCGCCCGAATAGGTCTTGGCCGGCCGGTCCGCGTGCTCTTCGAGTTCGACCAGTTTGAGCAATTCGGCGATCCGCTTCGTGGCTTCTTCTTTCGTCAGATGGTAGAGCGCCCCGAGCAATTCGAGATGCTCGCGCCCGGTGAGGAATCGATCAATGGCCCGCTCTTGCGGCACGTAGCCGAACAGCGTCCGCACCAGATCCGCCTCGCGCACCGTATCGTGCCCCAGCACTGTGGCAGTGCCGGACGTGGGATGGAGCAGCGTGATGAGCGTGCGCAGCGTCGTGCTTTTGCCGGCGCCGTTCGGTCCCAGCAAGCCGAAGATTTCGCCCGCATACACCTGAAAAGAAAGATCGTCGACCGCTTTATGGCCGTCGTAGGTCTTGCAGAGCCGATTCACGTCGATCGCAATTGTCCGGTCCATTACCCCCAACCCTTCGCGCCTTGTTGATCATGCACCATGAACTGGATCAGGTCGCTCAGACGACGCGCCCGCTGGTGGAGACCTTCGGCTTCTATAAGAAATTGTTTTTCCAATGGTGTGCAGTCCAAGTATGTCGACAGCGTATTCACCAGGATCTCGTCGTTCACATCGTCGCGGAACAATCCTTCCCACGTCGCCGCATCTTCGCGCGCGCGCAGATATTTCTCCAACACCTTCATCAGGGCCTGCCGCACTTCCGGAGCCAGCGAGGGCTCGGCGGTCGCCGGCTTTATGGCCACCCTGGCTTCTCGATAGGGCTTCTCGAAAAACTCCTCCTGGATTTCATACCGTTCCAACCCGTGGAGCAAGATATTGGATCGTCCATCAGCCAGCGGTTGCACGCTGACGAGACGGCCGATACAGCCGATCGGATAGACCGCCGGATGGCCGTAGTAATCCGTCTCCCATCCCTCCTTCAGCAGGGCCATCGCCACGCACTGTCCACCGGCCGCCGCATCCGCCACCATCTGACGATAGCGCGGTTCGAAAATATGGAGCGGCAGATACGTCTTCGGGAAAAAGACCACGTTGGGCAACGCAAACACCGGAACACGTTCCGGGATGGCGAACGGTGCGGCTTTGTCGTAGGGGTCTTTCGTGGGTTGGTCGTGTTCGCGATCAATCTGCATGGCTCACGATAGCCGAGAGTTGTGAAAATTGTCAACGCCGAGCGCCTGCGCGACCGCCCCGCAACACATTGCAAATCGCCTCACCAATACAGGCGATTTGTGCACATGAATCCACGCGTGCTATAAGCCGGTGGCCGAAATACTCATCCTGGCATGGTGTGCAATGACATCGCTTGCTGCTCGTCTCGTGAT includes:
- a CDS encoding ATP-binding cassette domain-containing protein, yielding MDRTIAIDVNRLCKTYDGHKAVDDLSFQVYAGEIFGLLGPNGAGKSTTLRTLITLLHPTSGTATVLGHDTVREADLVRTLFGYVPQERAIDRFLTGREHLELLGALYHLTKEEATKRIAELLKLVELEEHADRPAKTYSGGMKRKLDIACGLLPNPKILFLDEPTLGLDVQSRLRIWDYIRMLKARGMTVVMTTNYLDEADQLCDRLAIIDCGKVKTIGSPAELKVALGGDIVSLTIKETARLGALASALKGQPAIRTVNATATGLDIRVESAEKALPAILEAANKLDCRLDFIDYHRPRLDDVFIAHTGRSLRDAAPAEEPV
- a CDS encoding MBL fold metallo-hydrolase, yielding MRLTILGSGTNVHPTRAAAGYLVRTDQTMLLDFGPRTLSNLLKTGTDRHRITHILFSHFHADHFSDFITFYFDAVIYTKHGGGWRPDLTLIGPRGAKALFRSIMATFPSFSDPPFRVHLKEVTDRAFWIGETLITPRRIVHVPDLNSVGYRIEHKNKTLVYSGDAQYCDSLVRLCREADVAVLDCSFPATKPGPVHMHAGECGQVAEEAGVDRLVLSHFYPPADRADVKAQAAENFRGTVIKGKDLLTIRL
- a CDS encoding transglutaminase-like domain-containing protein; this encodes MVIPESQIRALIRLLSDEDARIVETISDKLIDIGPSAVPLLQEAEIEQPEMADRIATILEEIRWGKLEDEMRAMAAGPDATMNLEQGAFLIARYTYPLLDTAEYGRLLDTMAQEVRERIGPRASGEETVNALNRYVFTEQGFKGNTKNYYEVENSYLNRVIDRRVGIPISLSVVYLLIGQRLGLPLHGIGMPGHFLVKYESDRYKIFIDCFNGGALLTEKNCARFLTEAGYGFDDKYLQHSQVRGILSRMVKNLLAIYSKMDEPVKTARFTTLIEILGGEPREEGL
- a CDS encoding ABC transporter permease, with protein sequence MAHYWQEIGALTMRWVRRLSREKFSMLFTLVQPMLFWLIFFGNLFQRAADVQVTQAPNYISFLAAGVVVMTVLNNGLAGGVDLLFDKENGFLERLMSAPIHRSSVILSRFIFVMTITSLQVLVILGIAFLFGVHPATGLLGVAMILLIGMLFGVGLTAISMAMAFSVKSHGDFFSVLGFLSLPMIFLSSALVPLTAMPTWMSVLAQFNPMTWAIDAVRPLILTNWSDALPHVGMAIVVMVVFDALCLYGGAKAFRRAMG
- a CDS encoding LON peptidase substrate-binding domain-containing protein — its product is MQIDREHDQPTKDPYDKAAPFAIPERVPVFALPNVVFFPKTYLPLHIFEPRYRQMVADAAAGGQCVAMALLKEGWETDYYGHPAVYPIGCIGRLVSVQPLADGRSNILLHGLERYEIQEEFFEKPYREARVAIKPATAEPSLAPEVRQALMKVLEKYLRAREDAATWEGLFRDDVNDEILVNTLSTYLDCTPLEKQFLIEAEGLHQRARRLSDLIQFMVHDQQGAKGWG